In candidate division KSB1 bacterium, a genomic segment contains:
- a CDS encoding cytochrome c — translation MPRPLVVLAIVILAYKCCWSQAISLKELNGKLLYEDDAGCASCHGVNGKGENDEVKLDPPPPDFTDCGFNTREPRKDWHAVIKNGGVARGLSRSMPSYSEALTDAQIDVIIDYLKTFCAENGWPPGELNFRRPQITVKAFPENEALLIPTYTHRRNKSAVTKFVYEKRLGRRAQWEVAAPLVREWRNPAASGVGDIELSAKYVLWHRLESLVIFSGGVETVLPAGKTAIGIGDDSWKLAPYFAAAKGFDPFFLQSSVKYETPLKKTEGEAGLFFNLAFTLPLTQEKKGLFPMLELNGVRTFETKETSWFVTPQLYLGLVKRGHIAVSLGGQIPVAGARPFDYRLMSFLLWEYADGGLWW, via the coding sequence ATGCCTCGCCCGCTCGTCGTGTTGGCAATCGTGATTTTGGCGTATAAATGTTGTTGGTCGCAAGCAATTTCATTAAAAGAATTAAATGGGAAGCTTTTGTACGAAGACGACGCCGGCTGCGCGAGCTGTCACGGCGTGAACGGCAAAGGCGAAAATGACGAGGTGAAGCTCGACCCGCCGCCGCCGGATTTTACCGATTGCGGCTTCAACACGCGCGAGCCGCGCAAAGATTGGCATGCCGTGATCAAAAATGGCGGCGTGGCGCGCGGCCTTTCCCGCAGCATGCCGTCGTACAGCGAAGCGTTGACCGACGCCCAAATCGACGTCATCATTGATTACCTCAAAACCTTTTGCGCCGAAAACGGCTGGCCGCCCGGAGAATTGAATTTCCGCCGGCCGCAAATTACTGTCAAGGCTTTTCCAGAAAACGAAGCCTTGCTGATTCCAACCTACACGCATCGCCGGAACAAATCCGCCGTCACCAAGTTTGTCTATGAGAAACGCCTCGGCCGCCGCGCGCAGTGGGAAGTGGCGGCGCCGTTGGTGAGGGAGTGGCGCAACCCCGCCGCGAGTGGGGTTGGCGACATCGAGTTGAGCGCGAAATACGTGTTGTGGCACCGTCTCGAATCGCTGGTCATTTTCAGCGGCGGCGTGGAGACGGTGTTGCCGGCAGGAAAAACCGCCATCGGCATCGGCGACGACAGTTGGAAACTGGCGCCGTACTTCGCCGCGGCCAAAGGTTTTGACCCGTTCTTTCTTCAATCCAGCGTGAAATATGAAACGCCGCTCAAAAAAACTGAGGGTGAGGCCGGGCTTTTTTTCAATCTGGCTTTCACCTTGCCCTTGACCCAAGAGAAAAAGGGGCTTTTCCCGATGCTGGAACTGAACGGCGTCAGAACGTTCGAGACGAAGGAAACAAGTTGGTTCGTCACCCCGCAGCTTTATCTCGGCCTCGTCAAGCGCGGGCATATCGCCGTTTCCTTGGGCGGGCAAATTCCGGTGGCGGGCGCGCGGCCGTTCGATTATCGTCTCATGAGTTTTCTGTTGTGGGAATACGCCGACGGCGGGCTGTGGTGGTGA
- a CDS encoding sigma-54 dependent transcriptional regulator, whose product MTERTILIVDDEARMAAVLKAALEPEGYAIATAINGTTAMNALDTHAYDVVLTDLRMEGPDGLAVLDFAKKRHPHCDVILMTAYATAQTAVEAMKRGAYDYIIKPFEIDELKVKLRHIFEKKSLARENFTLKQELKQRYSIDNMVGQSGVMQEVYKMVHKVAPSDATVLIRGESGTGKELVAQAIHYLSPRADKPFVAINCAALPETLLESELFGYEKGAFTGADKRKLGLFETAGEGTIFLDEIGEVSTSIQVKLLRALQNRQIIHLGGHEQIPVKARVIAATNRDLEIAVKEGTFREDFYYRINVFPISVPPLRKRLEDLPDLVSHFLQRAGRDPHGMSAAALEKLRLYPWPGNVRELENVVERSLIMAGDRIIEVTDLPPHIQGIQKLPTTFDLPDEGIVLEDIERKLIHRAIEKAGGNKSKAAKLLGITRRKLYSMLERLG is encoded by the coding sequence ATGACCGAACGCACGATTCTGATCGTTGATGACGAAGCCCGCATGGCCGCGGTTTTGAAAGCGGCGTTGGAGCCGGAGGGTTACGCCATCGCCACGGCGATCAACGGCACGACGGCGATGAACGCGCTGGATACGCATGCGTACGACGTTGTGCTCACCGACCTTCGAATGGAGGGGCCGGACGGTTTGGCAGTTTTGGATTTCGCCAAAAAGCGCCATCCGCACTGCGACGTCATTTTGATGACCGCCTATGCCACTGCGCAAACCGCGGTCGAGGCCATGAAGCGCGGCGCGTATGATTACATCATCAAACCGTTTGAGATTGATGAACTGAAAGTCAAACTGCGGCATATTTTTGAAAAAAAATCACTGGCGCGCGAGAACTTCACGCTGAAGCAGGAATTGAAGCAGCGCTACTCGATTGACAACATGGTGGGCCAAAGCGGCGTGATGCAGGAAGTTTACAAAATGGTGCACAAAGTCGCGCCGAGCGATGCGACGGTGCTCATTCGTGGCGAGAGCGGCACCGGCAAAGAACTTGTCGCGCAAGCGATTCATTATCTCAGCCCGCGCGCCGACAAACCGTTCGTCGCGATCAACTGCGCCGCGCTGCCGGAAACGCTGCTGGAGAGTGAGCTGTTCGGCTACGAGAAAGGCGCGTTCACCGGCGCCGACAAGCGCAAGCTCGGGCTCTTTGAAACCGCCGGCGAGGGCACGATTTTTCTGGATGAGATCGGCGAGGTGTCGACGTCGATTCAAGTCAAGCTGTTGCGCGCGCTGCAGAATCGCCAGATCATTCATCTCGGCGGCCACGAGCAAATTCCGGTGAAGGCGCGCGTCATCGCGGCCACCAATCGTGATTTGGAAATCGCGGTGAAAGAAGGCACGTTTCGAGAAGATTTTTATTACCGCATCAATGTCTTTCCGATTTCCGTGCCGCCGCTGCGCAAGCGCCTGGAGGATTTGCCCGATCTGGTGAGCCATTTTTTGCAGCGTGCCGGCCGCGATCCGCATGGCATGAGCGCCGCGGCCTTGGAGAAGCTGCGCCTGTATCCCTGGCCCGGCAATGTCCGAGAGCTGGAGAACGTGGTCGAGCGCTCGCTGATCATGGCCGGTGACCGGATCATCGAAGTGACCGATTTGCCGCCGCACATTCAAGGCATTCAAAAACTGCCGACAACCTTCGATCTCCCCGACGAAGGCATTGTGCTCGAAGACATCGAGAGGAAACTCATCCACCGCGCCATTGAAAAAGCCGGCGGCAACAAGAGCAAAGCCGCGAAGTTGTTGGGCATCACGCGAAGGAAGTTGTATTCGATGTTGGAGCGGTTGGGGTGA
- a CDS encoding nucleotidyltransferase domain-containing protein: MSLALLYDIAIDDERMTPLQLAKIRAGMETVPTLLAIEVVWMNRANAVLCQRILNEGKILYEQQG; this comes from the coding sequence GTGTCACTCGCCCTGCTTTATGATATTGCCATTGATGACGAGCGCATGACGCCGCTGCAGCTTGCGAAAATTCGCGCCGGCATGGAAACGGTTCCGACCTTGCTTGCCATTGAGGTGGTGTGGATGAATCGCGCTAACGCAGTTCTGTGCCAACGAATTTTGAATGAAGGAAAGATACTCTATGAGCAACAAGGTTAA
- a CDS encoding nucleotidyltransferase domain-containing protein, whose translation MSTFKFGKAGKPVEKLIVDTIIRHIKPKQIILFGSRARDDAPARSDYDVAIDDDELTPAKLARIRAEMEIVPTLLSIDVIWMNRAAETLRKRIVNEGKILYERQG comes from the coding sequence ATGTCTACGTTCAAGTTCGGAAAGGCCGGCAAACCGGTCGAGAAACTGATCGTCGATACGATCATTCGTCATATCAAGCCGAAACAAATCATCCTGTTTGGCTCACGAGCGCGGGACGATGCGCCAGCGCGGTCTGATTATGATGTCGCCATTGACGATGATGAGTTAACGCCTGCCAAGCTGGCCCGGATTCGAGCCGAGATGGAAATTGTTCCAACGCTGCTCTCAATTGATGTGATATGGATGAACCGAGCAGCCGAGACCTTGCGGAAACGTATTGTGAATGAAGGAAAGATACTTTATGAGCGGCAAGGTTGA
- a CDS encoding HI0074 family nucleotidyltransferase substrate-binding subunit, which produces MSGKVDDSLVKLEAALKRLGEALSEDSTNPLFIDGTTQRFEFVFKLTWKTLKRALEVEGLPCQTPRETLNTAYQAGWINTEELWLQMLDDRNSTSHTYEEPAAMQIYENIQTYYPELLQLAQFLRKRYSQKPEITNKHNSRGI; this is translated from the coding sequence ATGAGCGGCAAGGTTGACGATTCATTAGTAAAGCTGGAAGCAGCCTTAAAGCGACTGGGAGAGGCGCTTTCCGAAGATAGTACCAACCCTCTTTTTATCGACGGCACCACCCAGCGCTTCGAGTTTGTCTTTAAGCTGACGTGGAAAACTTTGAAGCGCGCATTGGAAGTCGAGGGTCTTCCATGCCAAACGCCGCGCGAAACGCTCAACACCGCCTATCAAGCAGGCTGGATAAACACAGAAGAACTTTGGCTGCAAATGTTGGATGATCGCAACTCGACCTCTCATACCTACGAAGAGCCCGCGGCCATGCAAATATATGAGAATATCCAAACCTATTATCCGGAACTTTTGCAACTCGCACAATTTCTTCGTAAGAGATACTCGCAAAAGCCTGAGATAACCAACAAGCACAATTCAAGAGGTATCTAA
- a CDS encoding DUF5615 family PIN-like protein, with protein MTRLYANENFPLPVVEALRRLWRDMLTTQEAGTAGQSIPDEEVLAFACTAHRALLTINRKHFIRLHSERPHHEGIIVCTFDPDFGRQATQIHAAITSLKELGGQLIRVTRPAL; from the coding sequence ATGACGCGACTTTACGCTAATGAAAATTTTCCGCTGCCGGTTGTCGAAGCGCTTCGCAGACTTTGGCGTGATATGTTGACGACTCAAGAAGCAGGAACAGCCGGACAAAGTATACCTGATGAGGAAGTTTTAGCTTTTGCTTGTACTGCTCATCGTGCCTTATTGACAATTAATCGGAAGCATTTTATCCGCTTGCATAGTGAACGACCGCACCACGAAGGCATCATTGTTTGTACATTTGATCCTGATTTTGGAAGGCAGGCCACTCAAATTCATGCCGCCATCACTTCTCTTAAAGAACTTGGCGGCCAACTTATTCGTGTCACTCGCCCTGCTTTATGA
- a CDS encoding DUF433 domain-containing protein: MSTIQQAERLLADMSCSEKAQLLQWVVRDLGEAFPGVESTPGVCGGEPCIVRTRIPVWVSEQARRLGTSEADLLRCYPALRAEDLANAWAYVRAPRQEIERQIRENEHA, from the coding sequence ATGAGCACGATCCAACAAGCTGAAAGATTGCTGGCGGATATGTCGTGCTCGGAAAAGGCGCAACTTTTACAGTGGGTTGTGCGTGATCTCGGAGAAGCTTTTCCGGGCGTTGAAAGCACGCCAGGCGTTTGCGGAGGAGAGCCGTGTATCGTTCGCACCCGGATTCCAGTTTGGGTATCAGAGCAAGCGAGACGTCTTGGAACGAGTGAAGCCGATTTGTTGCGATGCTATCCGGCATTGCGCGCCGAGGATTTGGCGAATGCTTGGGCCTATGTCCGTGCCCCTCGGCAAGAAATTGAAAGGCAAATTCGTGAGAATGAGCACGCTTAA
- a CDS encoding M1 family aminopeptidase, with translation MSRYFLSLAALFIPLASFAQDLSHHDLEAQLKAAQLLRRLAMPVVSITSYGYDAGFYRLQLKIDPSRDEIEGALMMEATSETDGLTTAPLDLYANMQVLSVGENAVSFARSGNVLSLNLSRAYQRGEKFRVSVSYRGNPQDGGFGAFTFNTHNGAPIVASLSEPYYARLWWPCKDTPTDKADSVQIDLTVPDNLIAVSNGVLQSVRSLSGWKTFSWKTRYPITTYLVSVAVSNYAEFGETFTFSDGTRMPLVHYVYPERLGDAQFQLADTPDMLKFFNRAFGDYPFKKEKYGHAQFAWGGGMEHQTITSLGGFSDGLVSHELAHQWFGDLITMKSWQDIWLNEGFASYSEALFVEDRFDKAAYRNYMSRMDHSYTGSVFVRDTTSVGSIFNLTVYHKGAWVLHMLRHVIGDSTFFRLLRSYVDDPRYRFKNANTEDFKNLAEQISGRDLDWFFEQWVYREGRPELLYGWKQDGAQLILRVQQTQVGGSYRLPFDLAAIAQGDTSRFTFEHTGGFQEFRFAVSKPLTKVVIDPDYWVLKTLKQTDFNRLGVNGTPAPETFTLQPVSPNPFVFGKNNLIIRFALSRGETVRLTIFNVLGHEVAVLLANHLPGGDYAQNWDGRSASGELAPAGLYFVRLQTETAQATRKFVILR, from the coding sequence ATGAGCCGATATTTCCTTTCCCTTGCCGCTCTTTTTATTCCACTTGCCAGTTTTGCACAGGATCTTTCCCATCACGATCTTGAAGCGCAGCTCAAAGCCGCGCAACTATTGCGGCGGCTTGCCATGCCCGTCGTTTCAATCACCAGTTACGGCTACGATGCGGGCTTTTATCGCTTGCAGCTTAAAATCGATCCGAGCAGGGACGAAATCGAAGGTGCACTGATGATGGAAGCCACAAGCGAAACCGACGGCCTCACAACCGCGCCGCTGGATTTGTATGCGAATATGCAAGTTCTCAGCGTCGGTGAAAACGCCGTCTCATTTGCGCGCAGCGGCAACGTTCTTTCGCTGAATCTCTCGCGCGCTTATCAACGCGGCGAGAAATTTCGCGTCAGCGTGAGCTATCGCGGCAACCCGCAAGATGGCGGCTTCGGCGCATTTACGTTCAACACGCACAACGGTGCGCCAATCGTTGCCAGCCTCAGCGAGCCGTACTACGCGCGACTGTGGTGGCCGTGCAAAGACACGCCGACCGACAAAGCCGATTCCGTGCAAATTGATCTCACCGTCCCCGACAATTTGATTGCGGTTTCCAACGGTGTTTTGCAAAGCGTGCGCTCGCTCAGCGGCTGGAAAACATTTTCATGGAAAACACGCTATCCGATCACCACCTACCTGGTTTCGGTGGCGGTCAGCAATTACGCCGAATTTGGCGAGACCTTCACTTTCTCGGATGGAACGAGAATGCCGCTGGTGCATTACGTCTATCCCGAGCGCCTGGGGGATGCGCAATTCCAGCTTGCCGACACACCGGACATGCTGAAATTTTTCAATCGCGCCTTCGGCGATTATCCGTTCAAGAAAGAAAAATACGGCCACGCGCAATTTGCCTGGGGCGGCGGCATGGAGCATCAAACCATCACCAGCCTCGGCGGCTTCAGCGACGGCCTGGTTTCGCATGAGCTGGCGCATCAGTGGTTCGGCGATCTGATTACGATGAAATCGTGGCAGGACATTTGGCTCAACGAAGGCTTTGCTAGTTACAGCGAGGCGCTGTTCGTCGAGGATCGTTTCGACAAGGCCGCGTATCGCAATTACATGAGCCGCATGGATCATTCATACACCGGCAGCGTTTTCGTCCGCGACACCACGTCGGTCGGCAGCATTTTTAACCTCACGGTTTATCACAAAGGCGCCTGGGTGCTGCACATGCTCCGCCACGTGATTGGGGATTCGACTTTCTTCAGGCTGCTGCGCAGTTATGTGGATGATCCGCGTTATCGTTTCAAAAACGCCAACACCGAAGATTTCAAAAATCTGGCGGAACAAATTTCCGGCAGGGATCTCGACTGGTTTTTCGAGCAATGGGTGTATCGCGAAGGACGGCCGGAGCTGCTTTATGGATGGAAACAGGATGGCGCACAATTGATTTTGCGCGTGCAGCAAACCCAAGTCGGCGGCAGCTATCGTTTGCCGTTCGATTTGGCAGCGATCGCGCAAGGCGACACCTCGCGCTTTACATTTGAGCACACCGGCGGTTTTCAGGAGTTTCGTTTTGCCGTAAGCAAGCCGTTGACGAAGGTGGTCATCGATCCGGATTATTGGGTGCTGAAAACCCTGAAGCAAACCGATTTCAACCGCCTGGGCGTCAATGGAACGCCGGCGCCGGAAACTTTTACGCTGCAGCCGGTTTCGCCGAATCCATTCGTGTTCGGAAAAAATAATTTGATCATCCGGTTTGCGCTGAGCCGCGGCGAAACTGTCCGCCTGACCATCTTCAACGTGCTCGGGCACGAAGTTGCCGTCTTGCTGGCCAACCATTTGCCGGGCGGGGATTACGCGCAAAATTGGGATGGCCGTTCTGCGAGCGGGGAACTTGCGCCGGCCGGCCTATATTTCGTTCGCTTGCAAACCGAAACGGCGCAGGCGACGCGCAAGTTTGTGATCCTGCGATGA